TTGTCAGCTCACCTGTGGCCTGCTGCAAATGCTATCAGCATGCCCTTTCCCAAAGCATTATTCGTTATGGTGAAAAAAGTTTGGTAGAGCAATAGGGGCAGTTGGAAAGCATGAGCAAAGGTCAGCTAATAAAACTTTGGGCGTGGTCGCTTGGCCTTTTTCTGTGTTTTACCTCACCTGCTCCTGCCCAAACTATTTTTAGCCCGATGCAGCAGCGCTTGAGTCCCCAAACGGTCCTCCGCCAGCTAGCAGCCGCCGATGTGGTTTACCTAGGCGAGACTCACGATAGCCCAGCCGATCATCGAGCACAACTCAAAATTATTCAAGCGCTTCACCAAAAACAGCCCCGACTGGCGATCGCGTTAGAAATGTTTCAACGCCCCTATCAACCGGCGCTCGATCGCTATCTGGCAGGGCAAATTACCGAAGCAGAGCTGCGCCAACAAAGCCAATTTGATCAACGTTGGGGCTACGACTGGGAGTACTACGCCCCGATTTTGCGCTTTGCCAAAGCTAAACGTCTACCTCTGATCGCCCTTAACACCCCTACCGAAATCACCCGCAAAGTCGCTCGCCAAGGCTTAGATAGTTTGACGGCCAGCGATCGCCAATTTATTCCACCCGCCGCAGAGATTCGCACCGACAATGTTGCCTATCGCCAACGCATCCAGAAAATCTACGAAGAAATGCATCAAGGCCACAGCTCCAGCAAAAACTTCGAGCAATTCTTTGAAGCGCAAGTACTCTGGGACGAAACAATGGCCGAGCGCATCGCTCAATTTGCCACCACTCATCCCAACTCCCAAATTGTCGTACTGGCTGGACAAGGCCACATCATCTACGGAGACGGCATCCCTAGCCGAGTCACCCGTCGCCTCAAAAACACCCCTAACTTCGTGCAGCGCTTAGTCCTACTCAACCCAGAAAATATAGAAAACGGAGGTAGAGCGATCGCGGATTACCTATGGAAGGAGGAAGAGTGAAGGATGAGGAATGAAGGATGAAGATGTATTTTAAGCGAGGAAGATTGGGGCGATCGCCCCTAGTAAGCTCTATAAACAACTTCTTACAAAGCGCAAATGGAAAACACTGCTGGACTGGATTGGATTTTAGGGGGGCTTGCGATCGCCATCCTCGCTGGAGCCTTACTAATGCTATTTAGTGGCGTTCTCGCCATGAACAAAAAGTAGAACCCCACACCACAAAACCACTTTTGGAGGGGGTCTGGGGGACGCAACCGTCCTTCAGTGGGAGTTTGAGGGCAGGTGCCCTCAAGCTCTTGGTTTGCTCAAGCAACCCTTATTTTTCCAAAAAGCCCACATACGGCCTAAAAAACGGCACCAACTCTCCTCGACTCACCACCAAAGTCGGAAACGATCGCTCCCCGTAATCTTGCCCCACCCGCAGCGGGAAAATAGGCTCCGATTCCAACGGCACCCAGCTTGCTCCACCCGCCTGCGCGATCGCCCACACCGCCGCAATATCCCAAATCTTCGGGGTTGCCTCTACTGCCCCCAACGTCGAGCCCAGCGCCACCGTCAGCAGATTGTAAGTCGCCACCCCCAACATGCGAATCTTGCAAGGAAAGCGATTTTGCATCACCGCAGTACTGCGAGCACACAAACTGAAAAAGTGATTGCGCGAAGGCTCATCCACACTACTGTGAATTGGCTGGCGATTGAGAAACGCCCCAGTAGGCCCACTCAACCCAGAATCACCGTACCAAAACCCATGAAACGACTGGCCCAGTGTCGGCAAATGCACATACCCAAATACAGGCGTACCGCGATACAGCAACCCTAGAGAGATTCCCCAAAGCGGAATGCCACGGGCAAAATTGGTCGTGCCATCTATCGGGTCAATAATCCAGCACCATTCCGTCCCTGGAAAAATGTGCTCCACCTCCTCGCTCAGCACCCCATGCTCCGGAAAAGCCGCCGCGATCGCCTCTCGCAATTCCTGGTCAGCCCACTGGTCGGATTGGGTGACTAAGCTACCATCCGCTTTTTCTGCTGCTTGAGCTTGACCAAAATCTGCCAGTAACTGTTTACCGACTCTAGCCGTCGTCGCCTCAGCAAAATCAAGAATCGTCGTCCAAAAATCAGTCATTAATCTAGATCACCTTCTAGCACAGCCGCGATCGCCTGTTTGTTATTGCTGCGAAATTCTTGCACATTTACCCGCCCTAAAAACCAAACTGCTAACACCATCCCGACAGCTTGCAGTGCAAACACTAAGCCGTAAGCAAAAACTAAGTTGCTGAACAGTTTCTTGCCAATATCGAGCACCGCTCCTCCGGTCACAGTCGCCAAAGCTCTAGCCATTGCCTGGGACAAACCCCAAGCACCAATAAAAGTGCCCGCTGCTTCTGCTGCCGTGAGATCGAGCATCAAACTGATCGCCCCGGTCGTAGTGATCCCAGAAGCCAAGCCAAACAAGAACAAAGCACCTTGGAGCAATTTGGCATTTTGACTAAAGCCCGACGAAATAATCAAAATGAAGCTAAGAGCCACCAAAAAGCAGCCCCAACGAGTCGTCTTCTGCTTACCCAAGCGTGGCACGACTAAAAAGCCAGTGGAGCTAATGCCAATCAACGTGCCCATGCCCCAAAAAGCATTTAACTTTGTAGTTTCTGAGATCTGCATCTGAAACACCTGCGCCCCGTAAGGCTCCAGTACAGGTTCTTGCATAAACAAGCTAATTGTCATCACCAAGAGAAAAATGAAAAATAACCCAGTCTGCCGATTAGCGGTCAGAATCTTGAGGGCACGTCCAAAAGTGATGCTATCTTCGCGATCGACCAAGCTAGAGCGAG
This DNA window, taken from Trichocoleus sp. FACHB-46, encodes the following:
- a CDS encoding inositol monophosphatase family protein, whose translation is MTDFWTTILDFAEATTARVGKQLLADFGQAQAAEKADGSLVTQSDQWADQELREAIAAAFPEHGVLSEEVEHIFPGTEWCWIIDPIDGTTNFARGIPLWGISLGLLYRGTPVFGYVHLPTLGQSFHGFWYGDSGLSGPTGAFLNRQPIHSSVDEPSRNHFFSLCARSTAVMQNRFPCKIRMLGVATYNLLTVALGSTLGAVEATPKIWDIAAVWAIAQAGGASWVPLESEPIFPLRVGQDYGERSFPTLVVSRGELVPFFRPYVGFLEK
- a CDS encoding ChaN family lipoprotein, whose protein sequence is MSKGQLIKLWAWSLGLFLCFTSPAPAQTIFSPMQQRLSPQTVLRQLAAADVVYLGETHDSPADHRAQLKIIQALHQKQPRLAIALEMFQRPYQPALDRYLAGQITEAELRQQSQFDQRWGYDWEYYAPILRFAKAKRLPLIALNTPTEITRKVARQGLDSLTASDRQFIPPAAEIRTDNVAYRQRIQKIYEEMHQGHSSSKNFEQFFEAQVLWDETMAERIAQFATTHPNSQIVVLAGQGHIIYGDGIPSRVTRRLKNTPNFVQRLVLLNPENIENGGRAIADYLWKEEE